A DNA window from Rhipicephalus sanguineus isolate Rsan-2018 chromosome 8, BIME_Rsan_1.4, whole genome shotgun sequence contains the following coding sequences:
- the LOC119401535 gene encoding uncharacterized protein LOC119401535, which produces MTSSTSRRLLVVAGVTLWLACVSALPNETGSKPGVTASESVAAPVIGGAPPASRRAPRLDERKFKYDADPKKELTQFMNTKNLVKTLVKLVFGSDEESAATSRQILNLLVTVLDMLKTTFGNRARSSTARGFRGALDDAALAGTTMLKGFVKSVMTKDDNCMQRYLCEASRDAVKEAHEVGYLVAQFGGYAASYALQAQKAAPMTRSYNATRSGRSGEDCFNLYSACNETD; this is translated from the exons ATGACGTCATCTACGAGCAGACGCCTCCTTGTGGTGGCTGGAGTGACGCTCTGGCTGGCCTGCGTGAGCGCGCTGCCCAATGAGACGGGCTCGAAGCCTGGCGTCACGGCCAGCGAGTCCGTGGCCGCGCCAGTGATTGGCGGAGCGCCGCCGGCGTCTCGGAGAGCGCCTCGCCTCGACGAGCGCAAGTTCAAGTACGACGCGGACCCCAAGAAGGAGCTGACGCAGTTCATGAACACCAAGAACCTGGTCAAGACGCTCGTCAAGCTCGTCTTCGGCAGCGACGAAGAGAGCGCCGCCACGTCCAGGCAA ATCCTGAACCTCCTAGTGACCGTGCTGGACATGCTCAAGACGACGTTCGGGAACCGTGCGCGGTCGTCCACGGCGCGGGGATTCCGCGGGGCGCTGGACGACGCGGCGCTGGCGGGCACCACCATGCTCAAGGGCTTCGTCAAGTCCGTCATGACCAAGGACGACAACTGCATGCAGAGATACCTGTGCGAGGCCAGCCGAGACGCCGTCAAGGAAGCTCACGAGGTCGGGTATCTCGTGGCACAGTTCGGAGG GTACGCGGCAAGTTACGCACTGCAGGCCCAGAAGGCTGCTCCCATGACCCGCAGTTACAACGCCACCCGGAGCGGCCGCAGTGGAGAGGACTGTTTCAACCTCTACAGCGCGTGCAACGAGACTGACTGA